The following coding sequences are from one Clostridioides difficile ATCC 9689 = DSM 1296 window:
- a CDS encoding flavodoxin family protein encodes MEVCILMGSPKKKGNTAAILKPFIEELENYNSNIEVIWLYDCKIEPCIACKKCQDNLFDFGCYCKDDVQKIFKKILMCDLIVFATPIYSWYCTSPMKALLDRLVYGMNKYYGNEKGPALWAGKPVALITTCGYRPEKGADIWENGMKRYCKHSQLKYIGMLVERDLGKPNFMNKEKEEDSRQFAKQIYYILDNSIEVDNC; translated from the coding sequence ATGGAAGTATGCATTCTTATGGGAAGTCCTAAGAAAAAAGGTAATACTGCTGCTATTTTAAAACCTTTTATTGAGGAATTAGAAAATTATAATTCAAATATTGAAGTAATATGGTTATATGATTGTAAAATAGAGCCATGTATTGCTTGTAAAAAGTGTCAGGATAACTTATTTGATTTTGGATGTTATTGTAAAGATGATGTTCAGAAAATTTTCAAGAAAATTCTTATGTGTGATTTAATTGTTTTTGCTACTCCAATTTATTCTTGGTACTGCACTTCTCCAATGAAAGCACTACTTGACAGATTGGTGTATGGAATGAATAAATACTATGGTAATGAGAAAGGCCCCGCTCTATGGGCAGGAAAACCAGTAGCACTTATTACAACATGTGGATATAGACCTGAAAAGGGTGCTGATATTTGGGAAAATGGTATGAAGCGCTACTGTAAGCATTCACAGTTAAAATATATAGGAATGCTTGTTGAACGTGATTTAGGTAAACCTAATTTTATGAATAAAGAAAAAGAAGAAGATTCTCGTCAATTTGCAAAACAAATTTATTATATTTTAGATAATTCAATTGAAGTAGATAACTGCTAA